The genomic stretch CCAAGACTGAAATAATGAAGTTCCTGCCCAGCGACCAAATCATGGTGAAGCTGGACAAGTGGGCCGGAGTCGTGAGCGCCTACTCGAAGCGGCACCAACTGCAGGCCAAGGACATCATGAAACTCAAGAAAGAAATCAAAGACGAGATTCCACGGTATGCTCCAGCCTAGTCCTCCGAGTCTGCTCCCTCTGCAATCAGATGCATTGTTGCCAGCACCCTGATGATATCTGTCGCGGAGACGACACCTATTGCGACATTTCCTTCCACTACGGGTATGTGCTTCTTTCCTGTCTGGTCCATTAGACTAACGACCTGCCAAAGACTTGAATCAGGCTCGACACTGACCACGGGAGCCGTCATTATGTCCTTCAGCGTAAGAGCATGGTACACCTCGTCTGAGAGCAGCTGAGCACCGATGATGTCTCTCTGTGTTACTATGCCCACCATCGCCTCACTCTTGGTCACAACGAGACTGCCGATGTCCTCTGCGGCCATGAGCCTTGCGGCTGACACTACAGGGGTGTCTTCGTCAGCTGTTATGAGCATCTCAGTCATGAAATCGCGGACTTTCATAGCACTCCACCGGAATGAGTCATGTCTTCATGCATACCTGCTGTGCGAGAGCCCTGTCAAGCAGTGTTGCGGCCACTCTCTCAAACAGACCGACGACGTTTGAGCCGGTCTTCGCTGAGGTCTCAAAGTAGTCCGCCTGAAGCCAGTCCCTAAGCATGTGTCCCGGTTCCACGGGAACCACCCTCTTGCCCACTAGATCAACCCTGTTGGCACAGATGAAGACTGCTGCGTCAGGGCACACCTCGCGAAACGCTTCATACCAGTTGTTCGTTGCCATGAATGTTTCCGGTCGCGTCACATCGTAGACAATAATGGCTGCTGATGCGCCCTTCATGTATTGCCTCCTGAGCTCCCGATAGGTGTCCTGACCACCCATGTCGCAGCATACAAGCCTCACAGGTCTTCTGTTCCCACCGCTAGCAGCGACTTCAACGTTCTTTGTCGCATGGGTTGCGTTGAGGGTCTGCTTGTACTCCTCCTCAAAGGCGCCCTCTATGTATCTCTTCACTAGGGATGTCTTTCCCACCCCGGCCTCACCGAGCATGACTACTCGGAATGTGTAGCCTTCGAAGGGCTCCAGTTCACCAGTAGTTCCCATGCCAGAGGCAGTGTTTTCCAGGTTCATCGGCGGTCCGCCCTACCCGTTAGCCACAGAAGGCCAGACATGCTTCATTCCAGTCTGATTCTTATATGTCTTCTTGGGAGATTGGCCCTACCAGACCCCGTCGTGCGGCAGATACAGCTCGAAGGCCACGACGGGACGGGCAATTGAGAACCTGGTGAGGACTTCCGGATGTACTTCTCCGAAGTAACCGATTGTCCTTCCAGCAGTCTTGATGATCCCGTTCCTTCCGCTGATGAACGACGGGTCCTCAGCTGCTTCAAAGGCATAATCGTCCGGTACCCCACCGTTCCTCAGAATGAATCCAATCTCGTTCAGCATGGCTGTCAGATTGACTTTGGAGTCGGTGACCAGGGCGCACACACACTGAATCTGTCTAGTGCGGGTTTCAGCCTCAGCATCGGGTACCACTACATCTCCCACCTCGAATATGCGCTGAGGAAAGTCCGCATGCTGGTTCTGCGCAGCAAAATCGAGTAGGACCGGAAGAAGCGAGTCTCTCAGGACTGAGTAGTCTCTGCTCTTCGGGTTGCTGGTGGTGACAATCGGCCGGTCTCGAAGCATCTTCTCTCCAAGGGTCTCCGGCGATGTCATCACATAGCTCAACACCTCCTGATACCCAACACCTATGAGAAGGTCTCTGAACTTGTTCTTGAGCCGTGTCACTGGCCGCAACTTGCCAGTTGTCATCGTGGTCGGGAAGGTGGGTTCTATATTGTCGAACCCATACCCAATGGCCACATCCTCAATGATATCGACCTTGTGAAGAATGTCCGTTCTGTAGGCGGGAATCTGGACTGTGACCGCATCCGACTTGCTTGAAGCTGCTCCATACCCCATCCTGTGAAGGCATCGAATCAAGCCCGCTGCGTCCATGTCGAGGCCAGTGAGCGTGATGACATCCTTCACATGTATTGTGGTCTTCTTTGGCTTGAGGTCTGGTGTCTCTTCGACTGTCCCATCTGGATAGTGAACTGTGACTGACTCGATTTCTCCTCCTCTCTCAGCTAAGGATGTCACCATTATGTTTAGCGCCTGCTGTACTGTCAGATGGTGTGTGCCCGTCACTTCAACAAAGATATTCGATGTTTCCTCGTTCACTCTTCCCAAGTCATTGCTGTTGATCACTGGAGGGAGACTCAGAATCTTGTTCGCGGAGTCCACCAGCACGGGCCACTTCTTGTGGGGGGCGATTATGGGACCGTAGGTCACCCCTTTGTCGTGTACTTGTAGAATCGTGGGGGCGTCCATCGTCACCTCATGACCAAGGGGAACGAACTTGATGTCTTCCGGCTTCCAGACCTCGTATCTGACGGGAAACTCAATCATGTCGTACACATAGAGTCCTATGCTAGCCTTGGTCCTGTTCCTCCCGTGTGTGTCGGTGAGTTTCTCTTGCAGGCGCATGTACTCTCTAATGAGTTCGTCGTCCACTTGGACACCCTTGACGGTCCCACAGGCGATGTAGCGCCTTATCTTCTCCAGTCCCTTTCCCACGATGACGCTCCTGTTGGACTTCTTCACAGAGAACGGTCGAAGCCCCGGGCTGACCTCAAGAAACGACCTCAGAGCCCTTGCCACTCCCTCGGTGGAAAGCATGTCTTGTCTGTCTGGGTTGATTTCAATCTCGACACTGCCGTCTTCCTTTCTTTGCGCTTCCGCCTTGAGCAGGAACAGAGCCGCTTCGAGTTCATCGTAACTGAGCGTTCTGCCTATCAGCTTCTGTAGCGCCTTCATATCACAGCCGACAATCACTCTCTAGCACCTCACGAACTGACTTCTCCTGAGCCAACTCAGATCCCTTGTGTGAAGCTCCCTTATGTCACTGATTCCCATTGAAGCCATGTACAGTCTTCCTGAACCAATGCCCCACGCCAAGACTGAGTCCCGGATGCCAAGCGGATGAGTGACCTCCGGCCTGAATATCCCTCCGGGTGCCACCTCTATCCATCCCAGGGTCTCGTGTTTGGCGTAACACTCAATCGAAGGCTCTGTGAAGGGGAACTGTCCCGGCTTGAACTTCATCTTCTTGATACCCACCCGGGTACAGATCTCCCGTATGTAGCCCATGAGGTCTCTCAGTGTGAGACCCTTGTCCATGATTATCCCCTCGCACTGATCGAACTCCTGCGCGTGCCTAGCACTGAGTGCCTCTGCACGGAAGTTCCGGTCTACGATAAACATCTTCTGGGGTGAGTCTCGGTGCTCCCACAGATACCTCATCGAAACCGGTGTAGTGTGCGACCTGAGGCACAGACGCGTAGCAATATCCCTGCTAAAAGCTGACTGCCAGCCAGTAGACCCCGTGTCCGCACCGTTTTCATGAACCGCCTTGACCGCTCTATAGTACTTCTCGTCTACTATGACACCGTGACTGTGAGGTTGGGTCACTCTAAACTGATCCTGCACTTCTCGGGCGACATGGTCCTGCGGAACAAAGAGCGTATCATTGTTCCAGAACTCGGTCTCCACATAGGGGCCGTACCACTCTGTGAATCCCAGACCGACAAGAATCTCCTTTAGCCAGTCATTGAACTCTGCATAGGGATGCTTTTTTCCATAGCTCACGAACGGTGGTCTGAGTGTGACATTGTAGGGCTTGAAGGTCCTGCCCCGCCAGCCTCCACTTGCCAACAGTTCTGGGGTCAGGTCCGTCAGGGCCTCCTCTACCGAACGAAGTGTGTTCTCCGCCCACGCTTTCTTCTCCTGTGGTACGCACGCGTAGAAGGCTCTGGTCACGATCTGTGAGACAAGCTTCCTCTCGACGGCCTGATTCATGCCTTCTCGGAGTCGCTCGACGGCGGCGATATCGCCAGTTGCGATTGCCCTGAGTACTTCAGGTAGCTCCGACTTGATCTCGTCCGCTTGGGCGGTAATCAGTGTCGAACTCCCCTCCCTCTTGACCGCTATCGCCTTGAGCTTCGTGGCCCAATTCATGGCGACCCCCTTCGTCTTGTTGTCGAGTCCTGCAGCTGCAACGGCTTGCTCCATGAGAGCAGTTCCGCCTGACCCTTTGACAGCTCTGAACAGACGTATCTCAGGGAGACCCTCCGAGTCGTAGAGCCTTCCTTCCTCA from Candidatus Thorarchaeota archaeon encodes the following:
- a CDS encoding phenylalanine--tRNA ligase subunit alpha, translating into MTEQTQLTEGERKVLTSLLKHSSTVSAREMASELGDREDRITSILHALAEKGIVMLESREMISYSLTEEGRLYDSEGLPEIRLFRAVKGSGGTALMEQAVAAAGLDNKTKGVAMNWATKLKAIAVKREGSSTLITAQADEIKSELPEVLRAIATGDIAAVERLREGMNQAVERKLVSQIVTRAFYACVPQEKKAWAENTLRSVEEALTDLTPELLASGGWRGRTFKPYNVTLRPPFVSYGKKHPYAEFNDWLKEILVGLGFTEWYGPYVETEFWNNDTLFVPQDHVAREVQDQFRVTQPHSHGVIVDEKYYRAVKAVHENGADTGSTGWQSAFSRDIATRLCLRSHTTPVSMRYLWEHRDSPQKMFIVDRNFRAEALSARHAQEFDQCEGIIMDKGLTLRDLMGYIREICTRVGIKKMKFKPGQFPFTEPSIECYAKHETLGWIEVAPGGIFRPEVTHPLGIRDSVLAWGIGSGRLYMASMGISDIRELHTRDLSWLRRSQFVRC
- a CDS encoding CBS domain-containing protein, with product MKVRDFMTEMLITADEDTPVVSAARLMAAEDIGSLVVTKSEAMVGIVTQRDIIGAQLLSDEVYHALTLKDIMTAPVVSVEPDSSLWQVVSLMDQTGKKHIPVVEGNVAIGVVSATDIIRVLATMHLIAEGADSED
- a CDS encoding GTP-binding protein — its product is MNLENTASGMGTTGELEPFEGYTFRVVMLGEAGVGKTSLVKRYIEGAFEEEYKQTLNATHATKNVEVAASGGNRRPVRLVCCDMGGQDTYRELRRQYMKGASAAIIVYDVTRPETFMATNNWYEAFREVCPDAAVFICANRVDLVGKRVVPVEPGHMLRDWLQADYFETSAKTGSNVVGLFERVAATLLDRALAQQVCMKT
- a CDS encoding phenylalanine--tRNA ligase subunit beta, producing MKALQKLIGRTLSYDELEAALFLLKAEAQRKEDGSVEIEINPDRQDMLSTEGVARALRSFLEVSPGLRPFSVKKSNRSVIVGKGLEKIRRYIACGTVKGVQVDDELIREYMRLQEKLTDTHGRNRTKASIGLYVYDMIEFPVRYEVWKPEDIKFVPLGHEVTMDAPTILQVHDKGVTYGPIIAPHKKWPVLVDSANKILSLPPVINSNDLGRVNEETSNIFVEVTGTHHLTVQQALNIMVTSLAERGGEIESVTVHYPDGTVEETPDLKPKKTTIHVKDVITLTGLDMDAAGLIRCLHRMGYGAASSKSDAVTVQIPAYRTDILHKVDIIEDVAIGYGFDNIEPTFPTTMTTGKLRPVTRLKNKFRDLLIGVGYQEVLSYVMTSPETLGEKMLRDRPIVTTSNPKSRDYSVLRDSLLPVLLDFAAQNQHADFPQRIFEVGDVVVPDAEAETRTRQIQCVCALVTDSKVNLTAMLNEIGFILRNGGVPDDYAFEAAEDPSFISGRNGIIKTAGRTIGYFGEVHPEVLTRFSIARPVVAFELYLPHDGVW